A single genomic interval of Helianthus annuus cultivar XRQ/B chromosome 6, HanXRQr2.0-SUNRISE, whole genome shotgun sequence harbors:
- the LOC110865514 gene encoding uncharacterized protein C24B11.05 encodes MEYENEYQQHIPQSRYECLLFDVDDTLYPLSSGLSAECTKNIKEYMVKKLDIEESKVLEMCVQLYKDYGTTMAGLRAIGYDFDDDDYHSFVHGRLPYEYLKPDPVLKSLLNSLPIRKVIFSNANEAHVAEVLGRLGLGDCFDDVICFESLNPKTQTVNASKSDNEPVGLLPKSPIVCKPSENAFQQAFKMANINPHKTLFFDDSIRNIQTAKLTGLTTVWVGSSQRKNGVDYALESIHNIREAVPELWELVNKSKDVQRSRKIAIETPVEA; translated from the exons ATGGAATATGAAAATGAATACCAGCAACACATCCCACAGTCAAGATATGAATGCCTTCTTTTTG ATGTGGATGACACCCTTTATCCTCTAAGCTCTGGGCTGTCAGCTGAGTGCACCAAGAACATCAAAG AGTATATGGTGAAAAAGCTTGATATAGAGGAAAGCAAAGTTCTTGAAATGTGTGTCCAACTCTACAAGGATTACGGGACAACAATGGCTGGTCTTCGG GCTATTGGCTATGATTTTGACGATGATGACTACCATAG TTTTGTTCACGGGAGATTACCGTATGAATATCTGAAACCCGACCCTGTTCTTAAAAGTCTTTTAAATAGTTTGCCCATCAGGAAAGTG ATTTTCTCAAACGCGAACGAGGCACACGTGGCAGAAGTTCTTGGCCGACTTGGATTGGGGGACTGCTTTGATGATGTCATATGTTTCGAGtccctaaaccctaaaacccaaACCGTTAATGCTTCTAAGAGCGACAACGAACCCGTTGGTTTACTACCAAAGAGCCCTATTGTTTGCAAACCCTCTGAAAACGCATTCCAACAGGCTTTTAAGATGGCCAACATTAACCCTCATAAAACC TTGTTCTTTGATGACAGTATACGCAATATACAAACTGCAAAACTCACCGGCCTTACCACTGTGTGG GTTGGGTCGTCACAGCGTAAGAATGGCGTGGACTACGCCTTAGAGAGTATACACAACATTAGGGAAGCAGTACCGGAGCTATGGGAATTGGTCAACAAGTCAAAGGATGTTCAGCGTTCGCGAAAGATTGCAATTGAAACTCCTGTGGAAGCATAG